The Camelina sativa cultivar DH55 chromosome 18, Cs, whole genome shotgun sequence DNA window TCAGTGCTAAGGATGCAACCAGGTAGGTCCACAAGAAGATGACCGAGCACTCATCCTGAGCCACGTCGAACAGCTGTGTCATTGTGCCTGCAAtccataaaatttattattaggTTTTCCGCAGCGAACAACAATGAAGGGGGATGTCTCGAGTAATTTACTGATATTCATGGCGGGCGGCAGTGTGAACTGAAGCATGAGAACGTATCGGAAGAGAGGGTCCGGAGGAAGATAGCCTAGATTTCCTGCTAATTGGACCACCCCGACTCCCACCACGGGAAGGATGAGATAGCGCACACAGATCACTCCCACAATCACTGATGTCTTCACGGCTGAGGAACGCAGTCCCTGAATCAGGTTTCCCCCCAgtatgagtgtgatgcaaggaATTGTCCCGTCCCTGCCAAGTCAACTAGCTAGTATTAGGCTCAAGTCGTTATATATGTGATATTACATATCTATATAGATGATCAGTCGTCCATATATACCCAAGTAGCTTTACTGAGTCTTGGATGACTCGCAGCGGGGCATTCTCCCCGATTATAAGATTCCTTAGCCAATTGGTTGCTCCAAAGACGAAGCCAAGAATCTGAATGGAACATATAATTAACAACGCATCATCAGAGCAGTGGATGGTTGATTAGAAAcgaaatcatgttttttttttacttacggCACCAATTGTGGGTGGTGCGAAGAGTTCCTCAAGAATCTGATGGAGCAAGTCCTTGATGTATGTCCTCGTAGACACCTTTTGTTTGCCTTGGATTTCAAGGTCTTGGTTTTGGTGCGGCTTGAGGAGAAGAGTATTGGGATCAGAGTCGATGTCCTTGTTGGGAGACTTAACCATCCCGGCGGCTGCAAGAGCTTTAAACTGCGTAGCAGAACTTCTCACTAGTTGGTAACTGTACGTCCATATGTAGAAACCCCCGAGCTGCCCTTGACAAAATCATTAATCACGATCAACAATTCAACATTAACAAGTCTCTGacaagagaatatatatttagtttgacTTACGGCCATAGAGAAAGATGCGTAGGAGAGTCCAATGGATCTGCAGACACTCCGATTCCCAAAAGGACTGCCTTCCTCGTCACAGATGGCAGGGACCAGAATTAGCATAAGGTTTCCCATATTGCCTACACGTACATACGGGAGTACACAAATATATCATATGAGTTATATTGTACTTAGAGTTTAGGGATCtccttgattaaatttttgagGTTTTAATGTTACCTGAGGCACATGTAGCAATTATGAGGCCATGGAGTTGAGGTTTGGGATTCAGCAGCTTGACCATCAACCATCCAAGAATGCCTCCTACTAGAAAGGTGATTCCAACATTTATGGGCATAAACCACCTGCAAAACTGATTTTGGTCAAATCAAAGCCACACGTTTTCCCATAGCGGTAAGTGAAGACTGCTACGTATAGTGCAGTGCGTACCATGAAATAATGTCCTGCAATGTGACAGTCTGAGCAAGGTTGGCAAACATGATGCAGGGGGTGAATACCACGAACACGAGCTGCAAAGGAAAATGTTTACTAGTGATATATGAAACATGAATGCATTGGtggtaataactaataagaaaagaagaaaaaaaaacagagaagtagGTGAGGTTACCTTGTTCACGGATCTTCGGGTGTCAGCAGAGAGAAGAGAGCAGTAATCGGTTGCCAAGAAAGCGCCAAGGACGCTAATAAGAAGAACTTGAACGATTGGCATTGAAGCCACCTCCAACAGCTCTAAGAAACCCATCcctaatctctttttcttttttctttttttttttttctggtttcttgcagaagaagagaagcagtCAAGGTAACGATATGGAGATGAAAGTNAGAAGCAGTCAAGGTAACGCTATGGAGATGAAAGTTTTGATATTCTGGCTGTTTGTGTAGATAGAGAGAATTGAtgggaatatatataaatatgaagaGGAGTGGGGTACAATGAAGtgtaataagaagaagagtccAACTTTTCAACAGGAGGAGAAGGCATGCAAGAAAGGTGATTTAAAGGACAAGTTGGCTTCTGGGTACTGTTGGTCTCAGGTGGCGGACATGTGAAATCAAATGGACATCAAAATTAGAAGATTCATTGGGACGAAAAGCTTTTGGGATCGTCTCAGGTTAATGTTGACAGAATCAAAGTAAGACTCGTCGTCAATAGCTAGTTGATCCTAATATCTTTAACTTTCCAattgttttgatatatatgatca harbors:
- the LOC104762978 gene encoding protein PIN-LIKES 7 yields the protein MGFLELLEVASMPIVQVLLISVLGAFLATDYCSLLSADTRRSVNKLVFVVFTPCIMFANLAQTVTLQDIISWWFMPINVGITFLVGGILGWLMVKLLNPKPQLHGLIIATCASGNMGNLMLILVPAICDEEGSPFGNRSVCRSIGLSYASFSMALGGFYIWTYSYQLVRSSATQFKALAAAGMVKSPNKDIDSDPNTLLLKPHQNQDLEIQGKQKVSTRTYIKDLLHQILEELFAPPTIGAILGFVFGATNWLRNLIIGENAPLRVIQDSVKLLGDGTIPCITLILGGNLIQGLRSSAVKTSVIVGVICVRYLILPVVGVGVVQLAGNLGYLPPDPLFRYVLMLQFTLPPAMNISTMTQLFDVAQDECSVIFLWTYLVASLALTVWSTIFLSILS